In the Brevundimonas sp. LM2 genome, CAAGGGCTGGCTGCTGAGGGGTGAAGTCGGCATGGCCGTCGGCGTCATCGGCGTCATCCTTCTCCTCATCCTGCCCGTCCCCAGATTCCTGCTGGACCTGCTTCTGGCCATCAGCCTGGTGTCGTCGGTGCTGATCCTGATGACGGCGCTGATGATGAAGCGCCCGCTGGACTTCGCCATCTTCCCGACCGTCCTGCTGATCTCGACCCTGTTCCGCCTGGGGCTGAACCTGGCCTCGACGCGTCTGGTCCTGACCCACGGCCATGAGGGCCACGACGCCGCCGGTCAGGTCATCAACGCCTTCGGCGCCCTGATGATGGGCGGCAGTTTCATCATCGGCATCATCATCTTCGCCATCATCCTGGTTGTGAACTTCGTGGTCATCACCAAGGGCTCGACCCGGATCGCCGAGGTCTCGGCCCGGTTCACGCTCGACTCCATGCCGGGCAAGCAGATGGCCATCGACGCCGACCTGTCCTCCGGCCTGATCACCGAGGAACAGGCCAAGCTGCGGCGCAAGGAACTCGAACAGGAATCCACCTTCTTCGGGGCCATGGACGGTGCGTCCAAATTCGTCCGCGGCGATGCCGTCGCCGGTCTGATCATCGTCTTCATCAACGCCATCGGCGGCATCCTGATCGGCGTGCTTCAGCACGATCTGCCGATCGGCGACGCGGCCAACACCTATATCCAGCTGACCATCGGCGACGGTCTGGTGACCCAGGTTCCCGCCATCATCATCTCGATCGCGGCGGGCTTCCTGGTCTCCAAGGCCGGGGTCGAGGGCTCGGCCGACAAGGCCCTGGTCCAGCAACTGGCCACCAATCCGGTCAGCCTCGGCATGGTGGCGGCCGCCTCCGGTCTGCTGGCTCTGATTCCCGGCATGCCGATCATCCCCTTCGCCGCCCTGGCCATCGGTTCGGGTTACATGGCCTGGCGGCTTGGTCGGGCCAAGCTGAAGCCCGAGCCGATCGACAACGAGGCGGTCAACACCAAGCCCAAGGACGACGTCGAGGAACCGATCGGCACCGCCCTGTCGATCGACGAGGTCAAGATCGAGCTCGGCTATTCCCTGCTGACGCTGATCAACGACCTGGAAGGTCGCCGCCTGACCGACCAGGTCCGGGCCCTGCGCCGCGCCCTGGCCCAGGAGTTCGGCTTCGTCATGCCGTCGGTGCGCATCCTCGACAACATGCGCCTGCCGACCCAGGGCTATGCTATCCGCATCAAGGAGATGGAGGCTGGCACCGGCGAAGTCCGGCTGGGCTCGCTGATGGCCATGGACCCGGCCGGCCGCCAGGTCGAGCTGCCCGGCGAGCACACCAAGGAACCCGCCTTCGGCCTGCCCGCCACCTGGATCGACGAGAGCCTGCGCGAGGAGGCGACCTTCCGCGGCTACACCATCGTCGATCCCTCGACCGTGCTGACCACCCACCTGACGGAAATCCTCAAGGAGAACATGGCCGACCTGCTCAGCTATGCCGAGGTGCAGAAGCTGATCAAGGAACTGGGGGTCGAGGAGCGCAAGCTGGTCGACGAACTGGTGCCCTCGGTCGTCACCGTCACCACCCTGCAGCGCGTCCTGCAGTCCCTGCTGCGCGAAAAGGTCTCGATCCGCGACCTGGGCGCCATTCTCGAAGGCCTGGCCGAGGCGGCACCGCATTCATCATCGGTCACCACCCTGGTCGAGCACGTCCGCACCCGTCTGGCCCGCCAGCTGTGCTGGCAGTACAAGGGCGAGGATGGGGCCCTGCCGATCATCACCCTGTCGCCGGAATGGGAGAACGCCTTCGCCGAGGCCCTGGTCGGCGGGGGCGAGGACAAGCAGCTGGCCATGGCCCCCAGCCGGCTGCAGGACTTCATCCGCGCCGTCCGCGACGTGTTCGAGCGCGCCGCCATGTCGGGCGAAAGCGCCGTCCTGCTGACCGGCCCCCAGATCCGTCCCTATGTCCGATCCATCATCGAACGCTTCCGGGGGCAGACCGTGGTGATGAGCCAGAACGAGGTCCACCCGAAGGCCAGACTGCGGACCCTGGGCAGCGTCTAGTCGACCCGCACGAATCCACCGGCCGATGCCGCCCGCGCGGCTTCGTTGGTCGGCCGTGCGATCAGTCCCGACTGGGTGATCCACACCTCATACGTGCCGCCGTCGGCCATCGGCATATAGGCCGCGGAGCCGTAAAGCGTGTCGACGGCGTCGACGTAGCGCCGGTACTTTCGCGCCACGTCCCAAGCGCTTAACGACCAGGGCATCTGCAGACCCGCCACGGTACCGGGTTCCTCGCTGTAGAGGGCATGGACGCTGCGGGCCCCCGTCCGCTCCTGATCGATGTCCTGGTAGCGACCCGAAATCCGATCGAGACGATACTGCGCGTCCAGCCCCATGACATTGGCCCAGGGCTTCCACTTCAGCACCTGCGCCTCCATCCGCCACTCGTCGCCATTGATCGGGTAGACGGCCGTGCGCGCGGGCAGGTCGGTCGTCGCCGGCTGGGTGACGGTGGCTTCGAAATACTGCGGGGCGAGCCGCCGGACGGACAGGCTGGCCACCGGGCGCTCATAGCTGAGCCGCGAATAGGTCTGGACGTTCTGGCCCAGCAGGGCGGCACACAGGGCCCCGGCGAGGAGGATGCCCCCCACCGCCGTCCCGAACAGCCCGCCCAGAAACCGCCCCTTGAACAGGCTTGCAAGGCCGGCGACCAGGATCAGGGCCCCGATCACCGCCACCGCCGTCGGAATAATCCACCACCACCACAACATAGGATCGTCCTCCCCCGGAACGGCATAGCTTGTTATCGTAACGGTTTATCCTCGGATGTGTTGCGCTGCGAACGACTTCGCTGGACAGGCGATACAGCTCCGCTAAAGCTCCTGCCCAATGTCTTCGATTTCTCGCCTTTTCTCGGCATTCGCACAGTTGTTGCGCCAGCGTACACTGGGCCGATCGATCGTTTTGCTACTCTCGGCCGCTATTCTTTTGCTGTTCGTCGCGAACGTCACGACCTTCGTGATGATCCAGCGAACGGCGGCTTTCAACGATCGCGTGGAGTCGACCTGGCAGGCCCGCCGGGCCGGCAGGATCCTACTGCTGAATCTCAAGGATGCGGAGACGGCCCAGCGCGGTTATGTCCTGACCGGTCTGTATGCGTTCCGCCTGGAGTACGATCAAGCGGTTCAGGCGAACGCCTATCTGATCGACACGCTCGCCGAACGACTGGGTGACGACCCCGTGGGCGCGGCCACCGTCGCGACCGTGACGCGATTGTCCCGCGCCAAGATCCTGGAGATGAACGGCGTCATCGCCCTGGGGCGCGCCGCCAGTCGCCAGGCCGCATCCGACCGCATCGCCCAAGGTGAAGGCAAGGAACTGATGCGCCAGCTGGAGGCCGAGCTGGGCGATCTGGACAGCCGGCTGGGCAGCGAACTGGCGCAGCGACGGGGCCAGTCCGAAGGGTCGGCGCTGACGACCGCGATCGTCAACGGGGTGGCCGGCGTGCTGATCCTGGTGCTCGGCGCCATCGTCGCCCTCCTGACCTGGCGCTACCTGGCCGAACTCAAGGACGCCCAGGCGGCCATCGACCGCGTCAACGCCGGGCTGGAGGAAACCGTCAAGGCCCGCACCGCCGCCCTGGTGCGTTCCAATGAGGAGGTGCAGCGGTTCGCCTATATCGTCAGCCACGATCTGCGCTCGCCGCTCGTCAACGTCATGGGCTACACCGCCGAGCTGGAGCAGGCGGGTCGAACCATCGATCTGCAGATGACCAAGGTGGAGACCCTGGCGCCGGATCTAGTGGAGCGCGACGCCCTGATCGCCGCGCGCGAGGACATACCCGAGGCGGTCGGCTTCATCCGCGCCTCGACCGAGAAAATGGACAGGCTGATCAACGCCATCCTGAAGCTGTCGCGCGAGGGGCGCCGCAATCTGGTGCCCGAATCGCTGGACATGGGGGCCATGACCCAGCGGATCGCCGATACCGTGCGCCATCAGCTGGAAGCGACGGAGACGGACTTCGTCGTCGGCGAGATGGTGTCCATCGAGAGCGACCGTCTGTCGATGGAACAGATCGTCGGTAACCTGGTCGACAACGCGGTCAAGTATCTGCAGCCCGGCCGCCCGGGCCGGATCGAGATCACGGGCCGGGACCTTCCGGGCGGCTGGGTCGAATATGCGATCGCCGACAACGGCCGGGGGATCGCCGCGAAAGACCACGAGCGAATTTTCGAACTGTTCCGTCGGGCCGGGCGTCAGGACCAGAAGGGCGAGGGACTGGGTCTCGCCTTCGTCCGCAACAGCGTTCGCCGTCTGGGCGGTTCGATCGATGTCGAGTCCGCCCTGGGCGAAGGCTCGACATTCCGGCTCAAATTCCCCAAACGCCTCATCCTCGACGACGCCGGAGACCCCTTATGAGCAGCAACCCCGTCAAGATCGTGATGGTCGAAGACGACCACGGCCACGCCAAGCTGATCGAAAAGAACATCCGGCGCGCCAACATCTCGAACGAAATCGTCCATTTCGACCACGGCCAGCCCGCCCTCGACTATCTGTTCAGCGAGGAGGTGCGCGCCAACGGACCGATGTTGATCCTGCTGGACCTGAACCTGCCGGACATGAGCGGGACGGATATCCTGGCCGAGGTCAAAAAGGACGAGCGCCTGAAGCGCGCGCCCGTGGTCGTCCTGACCACCACCGACGACAAGACCGAGATTCAGCGCTGCTACGACCTGGGCTGCAACGTCTACATCACCAAGCCCGTGGACTATGAAAGCTTCGCGGGGGCGATCCGCCAACTGGGGCTGTTTCTGTCCGTGATGCAGGCCCCGGAGATCGAATGACGCCGGACAAGCCGCTCATCCGGCTGCTCTACATCGACGATGACCGCGGTCTGTCGCGGCTCGTTCAGAAGGAACTCGGCCGCCACGGCTATGAGGTGACCCTGGCCGCCGACGGCGACGCGGGTGTCCAGGCCATGGATACCGGCGACTACGACATCTGCGCGCTCGATCACTACATGCCCGGCCGCGATGGTCTGGACGTGCTGCCCGACCTGCTGCACCGCCCCGCGCCCCCACCCGTCGTCTATGTCACGGGGGCCCAGGAAGGCCGGATCGCCGTCGCCGCCCTGCGAGCCGGCGCGGCCGACTATGTGATCAAGGACGTGTCCGAGGACTTCACGGCCCTGCTGCGCTCGGCCCTGGAAGACGCCCTGCTGCGCCGGCGGCTGGAGCGCGAGAACGAGGAGGCCCAGGAAGAGGTCCGACTGGCGCGCGATCGCGCCGAAGCCATGTTGCGCGAGGTCAACCACCGCGTCGGCAATTCGCTGCAACTGGTCTCGACCTTCATGTCCTTGCAACTGCGGCACCTCGCCGACGACGGGGCCCGCAACGCCCTGCGCGAGGCCCAGGCCCGGATCGAGGCCGTGGCCCATGTGCACCGCCGCCTCTACACCTCCGGCGACATGGAGTCGGTGGATATGCAGGCCTATCTGGAAGGCCTGGTCGACGAGCTGTCCAAGTCCCTCGGCCCCGACGAAACGTCGCCGCGCATCATCCTGCAGGCGCAGCCGATGCGCGTCACCACCGATCAGGCCGTGTCGCTGGGCGTGGTGGTTACCGAGCTGGTCACCAATGCCGTCAAATACGCCTATGCCCCCGGCCAGACCGGCGAGATCCGCGTCATTCTCGCGCCCGATCCCGCGACGCAGCGGGCGATCCTGACGGTCGAGGACGACGGTCCCGGCCTGGGCGACGGCAAGCCCAAGGGCACGGGTCTGGGCGGCAAGATCATCACCGCCATGGCGTCCGGCCTGCGCTCCGCCGTCGAGTTCGACGGGGCGCACAAGGGCGTTCGCGCCCGTCTGGCCTTCGACCTGTGACCCCGGCCCTTCAGTTCGGCCGGGCCGATGCCGACACCGACTATCTGTTGCGCCCGGCGGTCTTCGGCCTGGTCTTCCACGACGAGAAGATCGCCTGCGTCAGGGTCACGCGCGACACGCCCTATTTCGACCTGCCGGGCGGGGCGATCGACGGGGACGAAACGGAGCCGGAAGCCCTGATCCGCGAGTTCCTGGAGGAGACCGGCATGACGGTCCGCCCGTTGGATCGGATCGCCGAGGCCGGTCAGTATTTTCGCAAGTCGGACGGGGCTCCGGTGAACAACCTCGGAGGCTTCTGGATCGCCGAGCGGCTGGCGCTGGACCCGGCCCGCAAGGTCGAGGCCGATCACGAACTGGTCTGGCTGCACCCTCGGACGGCCCTGTCGGAACTGCGTCATGACGCCCACGCCTGGGCCGTGGCGAAGTGGCTGCGGCGCTAAGCGCGGCCATACGGAACGCCCGGTGTCGCCATTCGCTTTTCAGGCATGACCGTCGCCGTTGGGGCGACGTCGAATGTCAGGAGTCTCTCATGGCCGATCATGACCGCATCGAAGGCGCCGCCAAGAACATCGGTGGCAACATCAAGGAAGCCGCCGGCAAGGTGACGGGCGACGAAAAACTGAAGGCTGAAGGCAAGGCCGACCAGCTCGAAGGCAAGGTCCAGAACACTGTCGGTGGTATCAAGGATTCCGTCCGGGACGCTGACAAGCACTAGGTCAACGCCGCGATCGACTGCAGAGGCCGCTCCGTCTGGAGCGGCCTTTTTTTTGTCTGGTCGTTCATCCCGATGGCGCGCCGCGCTATCGGGTCAGCGCCCGCATGGCCCGGTCCAGCCCGTCCAGCGTCAATGGATACATGCGCTGATCCATGACCTCGCTCAGCAGCTTCACCGACGCCGTATAGTCCCAGTAGCGCTCGGCCACGGGGTTCAGCCACACCGACTTGTCCCACTGCAGCCGCGCGCGGCGCATCCAGACCGCCCCGGCCTCCTCGTTCCAGTGTTCGACCGATCCGCCCGGCATCGTGACCTCGTAAGGGCTCATCGTGGCGTCGCCGACGAAGATGGCCCGCCAGTCGCCGGGGTATTTGTTCAGCAGATCCCAGGTCGGGATGGTCTCCCCGTGCCGGCGTCGGTTGTCCTTCCACACGCCCTCGTACAGGCAGTTGTGGAAGTAGAAGAACTCGAGGTTCTTGAACTCGGTGCGGGCGGCGCTGAACAGCTCCTCGCACAGCTTGATATGGCCATCCATCGACCCGCCCACGTCGAGGAACAGCAGGACCTTGATCGTGTTGCGCCGCTCGGGCCGCATGCGGATGTCCAGCCAGCCCTGCCGCGCGGTCCCGTCGATGGTCCCGTCGATGTCCAGTTCCTCGGCCGCGCCCTCGCGCGCGAACCGGCGCAGCCGCCGCAGCGCCACCTTGATGTTGCGCGTGCCCAGTTCGACCGTGTCGTCCAGATTGCGGAACTCCCGCTTCTCCCAGACCTTGACCGCGCGGCCATGCTGCCCCGGCCCGCCGATCCGCACGCCCTCGGGATTGTAGCCGCCGTGGCCGAAGGGGCTGGTGCCGCCGGTGCCGATCCATTTGGACCCGCCCGCGTGGCGCTCCTTCTGCTCTTCCATCCGCTGCTTCAGCGTCTCCATCAGCTTGTCGAAGCCGCCCATGGCCTCGACCTCGGCCTTCTCCGCGTCGGTCAGGAACTTGGCGTTCAGCAGCTTCAGCCAGTCCTCGGGCACGTCCAGCGTGGGCTCATCGCCCGCCCCGAGGGTCTCGATGCCCTTGAACACGGTTCCGAAGACCTGATCGAACCGGTCGTAGTGTTTTTCGTCCTTGATCAGGACCGCCCGCGACAGGTGGTAGAAGTCCTCGACCCGCCCCCCGGCCACGTCCTTGTCCATGGCCTCCATCAGATGGAGCCATTCCTTGGTCGACACTGGCACCTTGGCCTGCCGCAGGGCGGTGAAGAAGGGGAGGAGCATCAGTCTGGTTCCGGGCCGAGGGAGCCCAGCAACCGCTCTAAAGGCGCTCGGAGGCGGGGCGTTGTATCTGTCGCGGCTTCCCAAACCCGGTGCAGGTTCACCCGCAGGTACGCATGAGCGAGGCGGTTCCTCATTCCAATAATGTCCGCCCAAGGGACGTCGGGCTCTCTGTCCTTCAGGTCTGATGACAGCTGGTTGGCACCCTCACCGAGCACGATCATGTTCATGCAGACCACAGCGACCAGGGGCTCGATGTCTGCCCATTCATCGGCGGTGAAGTCCCCCAGATTCATGGAGATGCGGTACACGGCCGTCAGCATTTCTGTCAGGTACAAGCGGTCGCGCTCGCTAGACATTCACAGCGTCTCTGCTCACGACTTTCCACAGAAGACGAGGCATCTCGTCGCGCGTGCCCATTTCGACGCGTGCGCCCAATCGATCTCCCAGTTCGCGCTCCACGCCGAAGAAGCGAAACCCTAGCGGCTTCACCACCTCCACCAGCAGATCCACGTCGCTGTCCGGCCCCGCTTCGTCGCGGGCATAGCTGCCGAACAGGCGCACGTTGACGATGCCCTGTTCTTCAAGCCAAGGCTTCAGCTCGCGCAGTTTCACCAGCAGTTCGTCGCGGGTCATAGGGCGACCATAGCCTATCCCCGCCGCAGGATGAACTCGTCGTCGAGCCAGGTCCCGACCGGGTACTGATACTCGCCGACCTTCTCGAACCCGTGCCCGGCGTACAGCTTCTGAGCCTTCACATTGCCGCTCCAGACGCCGATCCAGATGGCCCCGTCGCTGTTCGCCTCCATCCAGTCCAGCGCCAGAGTCAGCAACCGGGTGCCCAGTCCCAGGCCCTGGGCCGCCTTGCTCACATACAGCCGGCGCAGTTCGGTGTGGCTGGGCCGGGCGTCGGGGTGGGGCAGGGTGTTGGGCCCGGCATTGGCGAAGGCCAGCAGGGCCCCGTCCGCCGCTTCCGCCACCCACCAAACCGCGCTCGGCTCGGCCAGTTTTCGCGCCGTCGCAGCCACGCCAAAGCTTCCCTCGATGAACACGGCCAGGTCGGCGGCCGGGTAGGGGATGGCGAACCCATCGGCGGCCACGAAGGTGTCGAGGAACGTCTGGTGCCCCAACGCACCAAGCGCGGCGGCGTCGTCGGGGCGGGCGGGGCGGATCACAACGTCGGTCATGTCCGCCCCTTAGCCTCAGATCGCGTCCAGGGCGACCTTGCCGATGGTCGTGCCGCTCTCGAGCCGGCGGTGACCCTCCAGCAGGGTCTCGACCGTCATCGCCCCCAGGTTCTCGCTCAGCGGGCTGCGGATCTGGCCCGCCTCCACCAGCCGCGCGATCTCGCTCAGGATGTGGTGCTGCTGGATCATGTCGGGCGTCTGGTGCAGCGACCGCGCGAACATGAATTCCCACACGAAGCCGGCGCTCTTGTATTTCAGCAGTTCGACCGACAGGCCTTTGAAGTCGTCGATCGAACCGATCACACCCTGGACCTCCACGGCCCGGGCCAGGGCCTCGAAATGGTCCGTCGTATGCGTCAGGCTAGCGATGTATTTCGGAGCCCGCTCGCCGGCGGCGGTCAGGGCCTCGTCGATGGGGCCGCTGTGATCGATGACGGCGTGGGCCCCCATCTCCAGGCACCAGGCCCGGGTCTCGGGCCGCGCGGCCGTGGCGACCACGCGCAGGTTGGTGATCGCCCGCGCCAGTTGAATCAGCACCGAGCCGACGCCGCCGGCCCCGCCGACGACCAGCAGGGTCTCGTCCTCGTCCCGGCTGGCGTGCATCCGGTCGAACAGCAGTTCCCACGCCGTGATGGCGACCAGGGGCAGGGCCGCAGCCTCGGCGAAGCCCAGGTTCGCGGGCTTGCGGCCGACGATGCGCTCATCGACCGCCTGACGCTCGGCGTTCGAGCCCGGACGGTCGATCTGGCCGGCATAAAAGACTTCGTCGCCCACCTTGAACAGGCTGACCTCGCTGCCGACCGCGGTGACGATTCCGGCGGCATCATAGCCCAGGATGCTCGTTTCCCCTCCTTCGGGCTGGCGGCTGCCCCGGACCTTGGCGTCGACCGGATTGACGCTGACGGCCTTGACCGAGACCAGCAGGTCGTGCGGTTTCAGAACGGGTTCGGGCGCGTCGAACGCGACCAGGGCTGCGGGATCGTCGGCCGGCCGGGGGCCGGTGGTGCCAATGGCTTTCATGGGGAGTTCCTTCGCCGCGTAGCCGCGGCCTGCGCTCAGATAGGCCCGGTCGCCCGCATCGCAAGCTAGCGCTCGTTTCATCCGAAGCCGGGCGCTTCACTCAGAAACGCGTTCCGTCGCTCCGCGCGAGCGCCTAGTCTGCGACCATGTCCGTCGCCCTGTTCACTCACCCCGACATGATCGCCCACGCCCCCGGCGCAGGGCACCCCGAGCGGCCCGAGCGCCTGGCCGCGGTCCTCGCCGCCCTCGACGACGCCGACCTGTCGCTGGATCGCCGCGCAGCGACCGAGGCCGGGGTCGCCGATCTCGAGCGCATTCATCCATCCGCTTATGTGAGGCGCATGATCGAGGCGTCTCCGGCGGAAGGGCTGGCCCAACTGGACGCCGACACCGTCCTGTCGCCGGGCAGCGTGCGCGCCGCGCGCCTGGCCGCCGGGGCCGCGATCGACGCCGTGCGCGCCGTGGTGGAGGGCCAGACCGCTCGCGCCTTCGCCGCCGTCCGACCGCCCGGCCATCACGCCGAACCGAACCAGGCCATGGGGTTCTGTCTGTTCTCGAACGTCGCCGTCGCCGCCCGCGTGGCCCAGTCGCTGGGAATGGCCCGCATCGCCGTGGTCGATTTCGACGTCCACCACGGCAACGGCACCCAGGCCGCGTTCGAGGCGGACGACAGCCTGTTCCTCGGCTCCATCCACCAGATGCCCCTCTATCCCGGCACCGGCGCGCCGTCGGAGACCGGGGTCGGCAACATCGTCAACGTGGCGGTCGAGCCCCATGCCGCGCGCGAATCATGGCGCGCCGGTTTTGCCGGCCGTCTAATGCCCGCGCTCGACGATTTCGCCCCCGACCTGATCCTGATTTCCGCCGGTTTCGACGCCCATCGCCGCGATCCCCTGGCCCATCAGTCCCTGGAGGCCGAGGATTTCGCCTGGGCGACGCGGGCGGTGCTGGAGGTCGCGCGTCGTCGATGCGGCGGCAAGGTTGTCTCTTCGCTGGAGGGCGGTTACGACCTTGAAGGACTGGGCCGCTCGGCCCTCGCCCACGTCCGGGCCCTGGGGGAGGCATAAAGCAAGGTCCACGGCGGTCATCCGCCCGTACTTCGTCTCACCATGATGCCAGACACCCTCGATCATCCCCCGACTGAAACGCGCGTGCCCGCTCCGGCGCGGCCGCGTGCGGTCGCGACCCGCCCCGGCTCCATCACCCTGGCCCGCCACGGCGAGCCGGCCCTGTCGCGCAAATGCCTGCTCACGTCGGATCAGTACCGCGACTGGTGGGCGAAATACGAGCTGGGCGGCCTGCTGGCCGGTCAGAGCCCGCCGCGCGGGCTGCTGGAGACCGCACAGGGCGCGGGCGTCATCTTCGCCTCCACCCGCCAGCGCGCCCAGGAGACCGCCTCGGCCATCTCGGCGGGGCGCGAGGTCACCTCCGATGTCCTGTTCATCGAGGCACCCCTGCCGCCGCCGCATTTCCCGTCCTGGTTCAAGCTGCCGCCCAAATACTGGGGCGTGGTCGCCCGTTTCTGGTGGCATGCCTTCGACCATCACGACGGCCAGGAGACCCGCCGCGAAGCCGAGGCCCGCGCCGAACGCGCGGCGCAGAAGCTGATCGCCCGGGCCGAGGCCGGCGAGGACGTCCTGGTCCTGGCCCACGGCTATTTCAATCATATGGTCGGCGCGCGCCTGAAGGCCGACGGCTGGAAGCTGGTGCACAACCAGGGCTTCAAATACTGGTCCCAGCGGCGTTACCAGAGAGCCTAATTCTCCGCTTTGTCGTCACCGGATGCGGCAGATGATAAACCAACGTCGTTGGCCAGCGCGGCAAACGCCTTCTGATCGGCCTCGCTCGTCCATTCATGGAATGCGGCAAAGGGATCACCCACCTCACCGTCGCCCATCGCGCTGTTCCGAGGCTGCAAGGGCCGAATTGGCTTCTGATCCATGGCTGGTTGCTCCAGTGCGTTCGCACAATGGATCAATCGCGCCCGATCGCCAATCCGTGGAGACCGCGCTCGCTTCCCCGTTGAAGCGAGCGCATCGCGCCTCTAGGGTCGAGGCAATGTCAGACGTAACGCCCTCCGTACCCGCCGATCTCAGTTTCGAAGCCGCCCTGTCCAGGCTCGAGACCATCGTTTCACGCCTCGAGTCGGGCCAGGCTCCGCTTGAGGAGTCCATCACCCTGTACGAAGAGGGGGCGCTGCTGAAGGCGCACTGCGAGGCCCGGCTGAAGGCGGCCCAGCTGCGGGTCGAGAAGATCGTCGTCGGGTCCGACGGGGCCGCCCGCGGCGTCGAGCCGGCCGAGTTCAGCTGATGACCCCGGCGGTCGCGCCTCGCATCGACTACGACGCCTTCACCGCCGTCGACATCCGCGTCGGCCAGGTTCTCCGCGCGGAAACCTTCCCGGAAGCGCGCAAGCCCGCCTACAAGCTGACCATCGATTTCGGCCCGGACATCGGCGTCAAACGCTCCTCGGCCCAGATCACCCGTCACTATACGCTCGACCAGCTCGAGGGCCGCAAGGTCGCCGCCGTGGTCAACTTTTCGCCGCGTCAAATCGGACCTTTCATGTCCGAGGTCCTGACCCTGGGCTTCCCGGACGCGGAGGGCGAGGTGGTTCTGGTCGGGGTGGATCGCGACGTGCCGGTCGGCGGGAGACTGTTCTGATGCGCCTGGCCGCCAAT is a window encoding:
- a CDS encoding response regulator, producing MSSNPVKIVMVEDDHGHAKLIEKNIRRANISNEIVHFDHGQPALDYLFSEEVRANGPMLILLDLNLPDMSGTDILAEVKKDERLKRAPVVVLTTTDDKTEIQRCYDLGCNVYITKPVDYESFAGAIRQLGLFLSVMQAPEIE
- a CDS encoding NUDIX domain-containing protein, which encodes MTPALQFGRADADTDYLLRPAVFGLVFHDEKIACVRVTRDTPYFDLPGGAIDGDETEPEALIREFLEETGMTVRPLDRIAEAGQYFRKSDGAPVNNLGGFWIAERLALDPARKVEADHELVWLHPRTALSELRHDAHAWAVAKWLRR
- a CDS encoding CsbD family protein; its protein translation is MADHDRIEGAAKNIGGNIKEAAGKVTGDEKLKAEGKADQLEGKVQNTVGGIKDSVRDADKH
- the flhA gene encoding flagellar biosynthesis protein FlhA, which produces MMKDGMARPTGGDVKGWLLRGEVGMAVGVIGVILLLILPVPRFLLDLLLAISLVSSVLILMTALMMKRPLDFAIFPTVLLISTLFRLGLNLASTRLVLTHGHEGHDAAGQVINAFGALMMGGSFIIGIIIFAIILVVNFVVITKGSTRIAEVSARFTLDSMPGKQMAIDADLSSGLITEEQAKLRRKELEQESTFFGAMDGASKFVRGDAVAGLIIVFINAIGGILIGVLQHDLPIGDAANTYIQLTIGDGLVTQVPAIIISIAAGFLVSKAGVEGSADKALVQQLATNPVSLGMVAAASGLLALIPGMPIIPFAALAIGSGYMAWRLGRAKLKPEPIDNEAVNTKPKDDVEEPIGTALSIDEVKIELGYSLLTLINDLEGRRLTDQVRALRRALAQEFGFVMPSVRILDNMRLPTQGYAIRIKEMEAGTGEVRLGSLMAMDPAGRQVELPGEHTKEPAFGLPATWIDESLREEATFRGYTIVDPSTVLTTHLTEILKENMADLLSYAEVQKLIKELGVEERKLVDELVPSVVTVTTLQRVLQSLLREKVSIRDLGAILEGLAEAAPHSSSVTTLVEHVRTRLARQLCWQYKGEDGALPIITLSPEWENAFAEALVGGGEDKQLAMAPSRLQDFIRAVRDVFERAAMSGESAVLLTGPQIRPYVRSIIERFRGQTVVMSQNEVHPKARLRTLGSV
- a CDS encoding nucleotidyltransferase family protein codes for the protein MTRDELLVKLRELKPWLEEQGIVNVRLFGSYARDEAGPDSDVDLLVEVVKPLGFRFFGVERELGDRLGARVEMGTRDEMPRLLWKVVSRDAVNV
- a CDS encoding VWA domain-containing protein, with translation MLLPFFTALRQAKVPVSTKEWLHLMEAMDKDVAGGRVEDFYHLSRAVLIKDEKHYDRFDQVFGTVFKGIETLGAGDEPTLDVPEDWLKLLNAKFLTDAEKAEVEAMGGFDKLMETLKQRMEEQKERHAGGSKWIGTGGTSPFGHGGYNPEGVRIGGPGQHGRAVKVWEKREFRNLDDTVELGTRNIKVALRRLRRFAREGAAEELDIDGTIDGTARQGWLDIRMRPERRNTIKVLLFLDVGGSMDGHIKLCEELFSAARTEFKNLEFFYFHNCLYEGVWKDNRRRHGETIPTWDLLNKYPGDWRAIFVGDATMSPYEVTMPGGSVEHWNEEAGAVWMRRARLQWDKSVWLNPVAERYWDYTASVKLLSEVMDQRMYPLTLDGLDRAMRALTR
- a CDS encoding sensor histidine kinase, which translates into the protein MTPDKPLIRLLYIDDDRGLSRLVQKELGRHGYEVTLAADGDAGVQAMDTGDYDICALDHYMPGRDGLDVLPDLLHRPAPPPVVYVTGAQEGRIAVAALRAGAADYVIKDVSEDFTALLRSALEDALLRRRLERENEEAQEEVRLARDRAEAMLREVNHRVGNSLQLVSTFMSLQLRHLADDGARNALREAQARIEAVAHVHRRLYTSGDMESVDMQAYLEGLVDELSKSLGPDETSPRIILQAQPMRVTTDQAVSLGVVVTELVTNAVKYAYAPGQTGEIRVILAPDPATQRAILTVEDDGPGLGDGKPKGTGLGGKIITAMASGLRSAVEFDGAHKGVRARLAFDL
- a CDS encoding GNAT family N-acetyltransferase, translating into MTDVVIRPARPDDAAALGALGHQTFLDTFVAADGFAIPYPAADLAVFIEGSFGVAATARKLAEPSAVWWVAEAADGALLAFANAGPNTLPHPDARPSHTELRRLYVSKAAQGLGLGTRLLTLALDWMEANSDGAIWIGVWSGNVKAQKLYAGHGFEKVGEYQYPVGTWLDDEFILRRG
- a CDS encoding DUF86 domain-containing protein, whose translation is MSSERDRLYLTEMLTAVYRISMNLGDFTADEWADIEPLVAVVCMNMIVLGEGANQLSSDLKDREPDVPWADIIGMRNRLAHAYLRVNLHRVWEAATDTTPRLRAPLERLLGSLGPEPD
- a CDS encoding ATP-binding protein; translated protein: MIQRTAAFNDRVESTWQARRAGRILLLNLKDAETAQRGYVLTGLYAFRLEYDQAVQANAYLIDTLAERLGDDPVGAATVATVTRLSRAKILEMNGVIALGRAASRQAASDRIAQGEGKELMRQLEAELGDLDSRLGSELAQRRGQSEGSALTTAIVNGVAGVLILVLGAIVALLTWRYLAELKDAQAAIDRVNAGLEETVKARTAALVRSNEEVQRFAYIVSHDLRSPLVNVMGYTAELEQAGRTIDLQMTKVETLAPDLVERDALIAAREDIPEAVGFIRASTEKMDRLINAILKLSREGRRNLVPESLDMGAMTQRIADTVRHQLEATETDFVVGEMVSIESDRLSMEQIVGNLVDNAVKYLQPGRPGRIEITGRDLPGGWVEYAIADNGRGIAAKDHERIFELFRRAGRQDQKGEGLGLAFVRNSVRRLGGSIDVESALGEGSTFRLKFPKRLILDDAGDPL